One window from the genome of Pelobates fuscus isolate aPelFus1 chromosome 13, aPelFus1.pri, whole genome shotgun sequence encodes:
- the LOC134582655 gene encoding titin homolog: MASKAELLVVEEDGSVKKEEITLNFPNRNKNKQYKLRIVTSRNSASHLQPKPDSSQTQLNLDTSQHSADSRGFQYGMSSKVCGVSGVEEVRLLLSPQEIHKLNSCFNLIGFYQTLVSHPSVLLNSFFDGTKYKPKKGKVQEICSLASQFFSSSDKDEIQKFSEKLKHHLNITVANTCCGLNNPTRTMVLGVLLVLLAAKEAMFINRLKNTGDISEKIKISDISNYKEQFEQMVKEFDVQAGLLTVPFQGKNVFVLFRNPSPDDWASGGVSESDSGVQFTFGLCHRLYSMSGTGWEIQFLQSLKESYDISSVFHLPGFAHHLLMDPEWRKKLDSLQIKESQKDVIAEFSKLAERFLCLEYKKYHYTFIKCFEDKMEKCSVVTSFPEGGEGLIIYGMLVALKAALIAKGIKDRAIGILEEDPGTDVPVLEIDAVKSNTTNDQEKSGQRDRTKQETIDQSKVKPTDPAKQNLNNEPKQVSGEPKQEAGDERKQEAGDECKREAGNEPKQEASGEPKQKVGGEPKQEAGGEPEQEAGDERKQEAGDEPKQEAGGEPKQEANDERKQEAGDECKKEAGDERKQEAGDKHKQEAGDEHKQEAGDECKQEAGDEHKREAEAGDLAEKEVGDERKQEAGDEPKQEASGEPKQEASGEPKQEADDERKQEASGEPKQEAGGEPKQEAGDERKQEAGDEPKQEASGEPKQEANDERKQEAGDECKQEAGDKHKQEAGDEHKQEAGDECKQEAGDEHKQEAGDECKQEAGDLAEKEVSDECKQEAGDERKQEADDERKQEVSDEPKQEISDEHKQEVSDEPKQEAGDEPKQEARDEDKQETEDEAKQEASIGHKLEAEDETKQEVGDERKQEANEAGDLAIKETGDLAKKEASDPAEEETIGLDVQRIGYTGVQTEDAATVEEADDIDVHGSINTRVEDSHKAALTFVKEYQHLRERRTIEIKESADSGGKTDRGEVTPVPTGMDARVLLVGIIVIFLLLYIFYR; this comes from the exons ATGGCTTCTAAAGCGGAGCTTTTGGTGGTTGAGGAAGATGGATCGGTGAAGAAGGAAGAAATTACTTTGAATTTTCCAAACAGGAATAAGAACAAACAATACAAACTTCGCATTGTAACCTCTCGAAACAGCGCTTCTCACCTTCAACCAAAACCTGATTCCAGCCAAACCCAACTG AATTTAGATACCAGCCAGCATAGTGCCGACAGCAGAGGATTCCAGTATGGAATGTCCAGTAAAGTGTGTGGTGTGAGTGGAGTGGAAGAG GTGCGTCTACTGCTCAGTCCACAGGAAATCCACAAATTGAACTCATGCTTTAACCTAATTGGCTTTTACCAAACTCTG GTATCTCACCCTTCGGTTCTTCTTAATTCATTTTTTGATGGAACGAAATATAAACCTAAGAAAGGAAAAGTTCAAGAAATCTGTAGTTTGGCCTCACAGTTCTTCAGCTCCTCAGACAAAGATGAAATCCAGAAATTCTCAGAAAAACTCAAGCATCACTTGAACATTACAGTAGCTAACACTTGCTGTGGTCTGAATAACCCTACACGGACGATGGTGCTTGGTGTCCTTTTGGTCCTGTTGGCAGCCAAAGAGGCAATGTTTATAAACCGTTTGAAGAATACTGGAGATatatcagaaaaaataaaaatctcagaCATCTCCAATTATAAAGAGCAG tttgaaCAGATGGTAAAAGAATTTGATGTACAGGCTGGGCTGTTGACCGTACCGTTCCAGgggaaaaatgtttttgttctttTCAGGAACCCATCTCCAGATGACTGG GCATCTGGTGGTGTAAGTGAATCAGATTCTGGGGTACAGTTCACATTTGGACTGTGCCATAGGCTTTATTCCATGTCTGGCACAGGCTGGGAG ATACAGTTTCTACAAAGCTTAAAGGAATCCTACGACATCTCCTCTGTTTTCCACCTTCCTGGTTTTGCCCATCACCTGCTG ATGGACCCTGAGTGGAGAAAGAAGTTGGATTCTTTGCAGATAAAAGAGAGTCAGAAAGACGTGATTGCTGAATTCTCTAAACTTGCTGAGAGATTCCTCTGTCTGGAGTATAAGAAATACCATTACACATTCATAAAATGTTTCGAAGACAAAATGGAGAAATGCTCTGTTGTCACTTCTTTCCCAGAAGGAGGTGAAGGGCTAATTATTTATGGGATGCTAGTAGCTTTAAAGGCAGCATTGATTGCCAAGGGTATTAAAGATAGAGCCATAGGTATTTTGGAAGAAGATCCAGGAACAGATGTTCCTGTTTTGGAAATAGATGCTGTTAAATCTAACACAACCAATGATCAAGAAAAATCAGGGCAAAGGGATCGTACTAAACAAGAAACCATAGATCAATCTAAAGTTAAACCCActgatccagcaaaacagaatctCAATAATGAACCTAAACAAGTCAGTGGTGAACCTAAACAGGAAGCTGGTGATGAACGTAAACAGGAAGCTGGTGATGAATGTAAACGGGAAGCCGGTAATGAACCTAAACAGGAAGCCAGTGGTGAACCTAAACAGAAAGTCGGTGGTGAACCTAAACAGGAAGCCGGTGGTGAACCTGAACAGGAAGCCGGTGATGAACGTAAACAGGAAGCTGGTGATGAACCTAAACAGGAAGCCGGTGGTGAACCTAAACAGGAAGCCAATGATGAACGTAAACAGGAAGCCGGTGATGAATGTAAAAAGGAAGCTGGTGATGAACGTAAACAGGAAGCCGGTGATAAACATAAACAGGAAGCCGGTGATGAACATAAACAGGAAGCTGGTGATGAATGTAAACAGGAAGCTGGTGATGAACATAAACGGGAAGCTGAAGCCGGTGATCTAGCTGAAAAGGAAGTCGGTGATGAACGTAAACAGGAAGCTGGTGATGAACCTAAACAGGAAGCCAGTGGTGAACCTAAACAGGAAGCCAGTGGTGAACCTAAACAGGAAGCTGATGATGAACGTAAACAGGAAGCTAGTGGTGAACCTAAACAGGAAGCCGGTGGTGAACCTAAACAGGAAGCCGGTGATGAACGTAAACAGGAAGCTGGTGATGAACCTAAACAGGAAGCCAGTGGTGAACCTAAACAGGAAGCCAATGATGAACGTAAACAGGAAGCCGGTGATGAATGTAAACAGGAAGCCGGTGATAAACATAAACAGGAAGCCGGTGATGAACATAAACAGGAAGCTGGTGATGAATGTAAACAGGAAGCTGGTGATGAACATAAACAGGAAGCCGGTGATGAATGTAAACAGGAAGCCGGTGATCTAGCTGAAAAGGAAGTCAGTGATGAATGTAAACAGGAAGCTGGCGATGAACGTAAACAGGAAGCCGACGATGAACGTAAGCAAGAAGTCAGTGATGAACCTAAACAGGAAATCAGTGATGAACATAAACAAGAAGTCAGTGATGAACCTAAACAGGAAGCCGGGGATGAACCTAAACAGGAAGCCAGGGATGAAGATAAACAGGAAACTGAAGATGAAGCTAAACAGGAAGCCAGTATCGGACATAAACTGGAAGCTGAGGATGAAACTAAACAGGAAGTTGGGGATGAACGTAAACAGGAAGCCAAT GAAGCTGGTGATCTGGCTATAAAGGAAACTGGTGATCTAGCTAAAAAGGAAGCCAGCGATCCAGCTGAAGAAGAAACTATTGGTTTAGATGTACAAAGGATTGGTTATACTGGTGTACAGACAGAAGATGCTGCTACTGTTGAAGAAGCTGATGACATAGATGTACATGGATCCATTAACACCAGGGTAGAAGATAGTCACAAAGCTGCTTTAACTTTCGTCAAGGAATATCAGCATTTACGTGAACGAAGAACTATTGAGATTAAAGAATCAGCAGACTCAGGGGGTAAAACCGATAGAGGTGAGGTCACCCCAGTACCAACTGGTATGGATGCTAGAGTTCTCCTAGTGGGAATTATTGTAATATTTCTATTGCTCTATATTTTTTATAGATAA